The proteins below come from a single Lujinxingia sediminis genomic window:
- the coaD gene encoding pantetheine-phosphate adenylyltransferase, producing MPRKAIYPGSFDPLTYGHISIIERGLKIFDEVLVGIAINIRKTPLFSSEERIELIRRSFPNETRLKIETFEGLLVDYAAQRGCEVIVRGLRAVSDFEYELQMANMNRKLNDEIETVFLMTEESHFYVSSGLVKEVARFGGSVREQVPPHVQEALKAKFAQS from the coding sequence ATGCCGCGAAAGGCGATCTATCCGGGAAGTTTTGATCCTCTGACCTACGGTCATATCAGCATCATCGAGCGCGGGCTTAAGATCTTCGATGAGGTGCTCGTCGGGATTGCGATCAACATCCGCAAAACGCCCCTCTTTAGCAGCGAGGAGCGCATCGAGTTGATTCGCCGGTCTTTTCCGAACGAGACCCGGCTCAAGATCGAAACCTTTGAGGGCCTGCTGGTCGATTACGCCGCACAACGAGGTTGCGAGGTGATCGTACGAGGTCTGCGGGCGGTAAGCGATTTTGAGTACGAGTTGCAGATGGCCAACATGAACCGCAAGCTCAACGATGAGATCGAGACCGTCTTTCTGATGACCGAGGAGTCGCATTTCTATGTGAGCTCCGGGCTGGTCAAAGAGGTTGCGCGCTTCGGGGGCTCAGTGCGTGAGCAGGTGCCGCCGCATGTGCAGGAAGCCCTCAAGGCGAAGTTTGCGCAGAGCTGA
- a CDS encoding pyridoxal phosphate-dependent aminotransferase, whose product MIKLSHRIGQVEPSPTLAITARAKELKAQGMDIVSFGAGEPDFDTPQLVVDAAVEALHSGKTRYTPASGLMELRQAIATSYASRGREIAANQVIVTVGGKQALYNATQVIFDEGDRVLIPAPYWVSYPAMLRLAGAEPAIIDTRAEDDFKLTASSLRAALEAAPCRGLILCSPSNPTGATYSADELRELAAVLKDFPDVVVFYDAMYDELYYEGEIAPDLVASAPELEERVITFNGFSKTYAMTGWRLGYAIGPVEVIAAMGTLQSQSTSNATSFAQYGALAAFELDAAVLTERREAFAKRRDLIVGMLRAIDGVVCPEPTGAFYAFPDFSAYIGEGEGKFADDLALTQYLLEEAQVAVVPGSAFGYPGGLRLSYATSEALIEEGVRRMHQALQRYSS is encoded by the coding sequence GTGATCAAACTCAGCCATCGAATCGGGCAGGTGGAGCCCTCGCCTACGCTCGCGATCACCGCGCGCGCCAAAGAGCTCAAAGCACAGGGCATGGATATCGTCAGTTTTGGTGCCGGTGAACCCGACTTCGACACACCGCAACTCGTGGTGGATGCGGCCGTGGAGGCGCTTCACAGCGGGAAGACGCGCTACACGCCGGCCTCCGGGCTGATGGAGCTTCGCCAGGCAATCGCCACAAGCTATGCCAGCCGCGGTCGCGAGATTGCTGCCAACCAGGTGATCGTCACCGTCGGTGGTAAACAGGCCCTCTACAATGCCACCCAGGTGATCTTCGATGAGGGCGATCGCGTCTTAATTCCGGCGCCTTACTGGGTGAGTTATCCGGCGATGCTGCGCCTGGCCGGTGCCGAGCCTGCGATCATCGACACCCGCGCCGAAGATGACTTCAAGCTCACGGCCTCAAGCCTTCGCGCCGCACTCGAAGCCGCGCCCTGCCGCGGGTTGATCCTCTGCTCGCCATCCAACCCCACCGGGGCGACCTACTCCGCTGATGAGCTGCGCGAGCTGGCCGCCGTGCTCAAGGACTTCCCTGACGTCGTGGTCTTCTACGACGCGATGTACGACGAGCTCTATTACGAGGGTGAGATCGCGCCCGATCTTGTGGCTTCGGCCCCGGAGCTTGAGGAGCGAGTGATCACCTTTAACGGGTTCAGCAAAACCTACGCGATGACCGGCTGGCGCCTGGGCTATGCGATCGGTCCGGTGGAGGTGATCGCGGCGATGGGAACCCTGCAGAGCCAGTCGACGTCCAACGCCACCTCCTTTGCGCAGTACGGTGCGCTGGCGGCCTTTGAACTCGACGCGGCGGTGCTGACCGAGCGGCGCGAGGCCTTTGCAAAACGCCGCGATCTCATCGTGGGCATGCTGCGCGCCATCGACGGGGTGGTATGCCCCGAGCCCACCGGCGCGTTCTATGCCTTCCCGGACTTCTCGGCCTACATCGGAGAGGGAGAGGGCAAGTTCGCCGACGATCTCGCGCTGACGCAGTATCTTCTGGAGGAGGCCCAGGTCGCGGTGGTTCCCGGCTCGGCCTTCGGCTACCCGGGCGGATTGCGGCTGAGCTATGCGACCAGCGAGGCGCTAATCGAAGAAGGCGTCCGGCGCATGCACCAGGCACTTCAACGCTACTCCAGCTGA
- a CDS encoding putative metal-binding motif-containing protein, which translates to MRLRLLLSALALLALTLYAAACSVAFDASEEGVFYCESDEDCLTPRFVCNTDNVCAARGVTPDFPCIDEDEDGYGAPDTDRRNCQFPQEDCDDTNPDINPGKAEVCDGIDNNCSGEPDVFTCTSTSDCPSNAKDPNGQDVNYTCNEQTGLCQALPVVSFCPGNPCPECGVALECRNGVLDTVPESCTI; encoded by the coding sequence ATGCGACTTCGCCTTCTACTCTCCGCGCTGGCTCTTCTGGCGCTGACCCTTTACGCCGCGGCCTGCTCGGTGGCTTTTGATGCCTCCGAAGAGGGCGTCTTCTACTGCGAGAGCGATGAGGACTGCCTGACCCCGCGTTTTGTCTGCAACACCGACAATGTCTGCGCGGCGCGCGGCGTCACCCCCGACTTCCCCTGCATCGATGAGGATGAAGACGGCTACGGAGCTCCCGACACCGACCGCCGCAACTGCCAGTTCCCCCAGGAGGACTGCGACGACACCAACCCCGACATCAACCCGGGTAAGGCTGAGGTCTGCGACGGCATTGATAACAACTGCAGCGGTGAGCCGGACGTCTTCACCTGCACGAGCACCTCGGACTGCCCCAGCAACGCCAAAGACCCCAACGGGCAGGACGTCAACTACACCTGCAACGAGCAGACCGGCCTGTGTCAGGCGCTCCCGGTGGTCAGCTTCTGCCCCGGCAACCCCTGTCCGGAGTGCGGTGTGGCTCTGGAATGCCGCAACGGCGTGCTCGACACGGTGCCGGAGTCCTGCACGATCTAA
- a CDS encoding 1-acyl-sn-glycerol-3-phosphate acyltransferase codes for MSVRPDRTAGDPDEKAHRNASAETDQALLPHDLPVLEEGLAEASEVELSEEARESRLQLAEQLSRRPMSSAMLERLGRWLGFLGRLLFAHVLFERRGIDQLRECAERGTVVYTMQTHSRLDYFYFNYAFLKHELPRARFANDLIVRPFRALWERVVSFVTRRRIEGPRKMEALILRDEATFLFLQRPRQKERDRVAYSQPYLYRLIQTQRRQDTPIFVVPLCLFWEKRPEPRRASLLDELFGTVQSPGFVRKLVNYVQTFWQTFFKFGQPMVQVSGAINLKEFLREYPGADSSDASELLRARLEEQIRQESHVILGPTASPREQVGREVLARPELVEAMREHAEKSGEDEISVRRKAQKLFDEIAADPSLLMIKIFSATLSLVWYRIYDGLEVDEPGLERVREQAKTSSIVLVPSHKSHIDYLVLSYVFYHYGLMTPHIAAGVNLSFWPLGPLFRRAGAFFIRRSFKGEDLYPVVFREYLIRVLEEKYPVEFFIEGTRSRTGKLIKPRYGMLDMMVRAFASGRLDAIKIVPISVGYEKIIEERTYRRELLGEEKQKESLAGLLKTPKFLTSKKGRLYVEFDEPIDLADYFGRFGIDRLEPEDEDLDALTVRLAHRIIYDINRVTTVSPTALVATVLLNNPDRDASIGRARLLHELGFLLHFMTQPGRPVRLSGALREALASRQAAIDALRAAHPHDTPPVSLNYDEDADPNDLERQHIESAMGRAVASVIDRALAIFEKEKQVRITHPGDRACYTLAPQARHEIAYYRNTLVHHFVPEGLLASAIASFESNAIPLDRLMDQTLFLSRLFKYEWIYEERAEFENVFMRTLDYFSASGWVRIEGAGEERMVTIASPRPELDYLRRMVLTFVEAYALVFRRLHELVEAPVERDALIKDVIATGREQLERSELGFEESLSKPTLLNALRLLEDWGVVERHTSPGRRREVVSYQVHPDWRDEARYRELLTRVEGILTPGAEPPI; via the coding sequence ATGTCCGTAAGACCGGACCGCACAGCGGGGGATCCCGACGAGAAGGCCCACCGCAACGCCTCGGCTGAGACCGACCAGGCTCTGCTTCCTCACGATCTTCCCGTTCTTGAGGAGGGGCTTGCAGAAGCCTCCGAGGTGGAGCTCAGCGAGGAGGCTCGCGAAAGCCGGCTGCAGCTGGCCGAGCAGCTCTCGCGCCGCCCGATGTCCTCGGCGATGCTGGAGCGCCTGGGCCGCTGGCTGGGCTTTTTAGGCCGCCTGCTCTTTGCCCACGTGCTTTTTGAGCGCCGGGGCATCGACCAGCTGCGCGAGTGCGCCGAGCGCGGCACTGTGGTCTACACGATGCAGACCCACAGCCGGCTGGACTACTTCTATTTTAACTACGCCTTTTTGAAGCATGAGCTGCCGCGGGCGCGCTTTGCCAACGACCTGATCGTGCGACCGTTTCGCGCACTCTGGGAGCGGGTGGTCAGCTTCGTGACGCGACGCCGGATTGAGGGGCCGCGCAAGATGGAGGCGTTGATCCTGCGCGATGAGGCGACCTTCCTCTTCTTGCAACGCCCCCGCCAGAAAGAGCGCGATCGGGTGGCCTACAGCCAGCCCTACCTCTACCGCTTGATTCAGACCCAACGCCGCCAGGATACGCCGATCTTTGTGGTGCCGCTGTGCCTCTTCTGGGAAAAACGTCCGGAGCCGCGGCGCGCAAGTCTGCTTGATGAGCTTTTTGGCACGGTGCAGTCGCCCGGTTTTGTGCGAAAGCTGGTCAACTACGTGCAGACCTTCTGGCAGACCTTTTTTAAGTTCGGCCAGCCCATGGTGCAGGTCTCCGGCGCCATCAACCTCAAGGAGTTTTTGCGCGAGTATCCCGGGGCGGATTCCTCCGATGCATCCGAGCTTCTAAGGGCACGCCTCGAAGAGCAGATCCGTCAGGAGAGCCACGTCATCCTCGGCCCCACCGCCTCGCCGCGCGAGCAGGTCGGGCGGGAGGTGCTCGCCAGGCCCGAACTCGTAGAGGCGATGCGCGAGCACGCCGAGAAAAGCGGCGAAGATGAGATCAGCGTGCGCCGCAAAGCTCAAAAGCTCTTCGATGAGATCGCCGCCGATCCCAGCCTGCTGATGATCAAGATCTTCAGCGCGACCTTAAGTCTGGTCTGGTATCGCATCTACGACGGCCTGGAGGTCGATGAGCCCGGCCTGGAGCGGGTGCGCGAGCAGGCCAAGACCAGCTCCATTGTGCTCGTGCCCAGCCATAAGAGCCACATCGACTACCTGGTCTTGAGCTACGTCTTCTACCATTACGGGCTGATGACCCCGCATATCGCCGCCGGCGTGAACCTGAGCTTCTGGCCTCTGGGCCCGCTCTTTCGGCGCGCGGGGGCCTTCTTCATTCGACGCTCCTTTAAAGGCGAAGATCTCTACCCGGTGGTCTTTCGCGAGTACTTGATCCGCGTGCTCGAAGAGAAGTACCCGGTGGAGTTCTTCATTGAAGGCACGCGCAGCCGCACCGGCAAGCTGATCAAGCCGCGCTACGGCATGCTCGACATGATGGTGCGCGCTTTTGCCAGCGGGCGTCTCGACGCCATTAAGATCGTGCCGATCTCGGTGGGCTACGAGAAGATCATCGAGGAGCGCACCTACCGTCGCGAGCTTCTGGGCGAGGAGAAGCAGAAGGAGAGCCTGGCCGGGTTGTTGAAGACGCCGAAGTTTCTGACCAGCAAGAAGGGGCGACTCTATGTGGAGTTTGATGAGCCCATCGATCTGGCCGACTATTTTGGGCGTTTTGGCATCGATCGGCTGGAGCCCGAAGACGAAGACCTCGACGCGCTCACCGTGCGCCTGGCACACCGCATCATCTACGACATCAACCGGGTGACCACAGTCTCCCCCACCGCGCTTGTGGCCACGGTGCTGCTCAACAACCCGGATCGCGACGCGAGCATCGGGCGAGCGCGCCTGCTCCATGAGCTGGGCTTCTTGTTGCACTTTATGACGCAGCCGGGCCGACCGGTGCGCCTCTCCGGCGCGTTGCGCGAGGCGCTGGCCAGCCGCCAGGCCGCCATCGACGCACTGCGCGCAGCCCACCCGCACGACACCCCGCCGGTGAGCCTGAACTACGATGAAGACGCCGATCCCAACGATCTGGAGCGCCAGCATATCGAGTCGGCCATGGGCCGGGCGGTGGCCTCGGTGATCGATCGGGCGCTGGCGATCTTTGAGAAAGAAAAACAGGTGCGCATCACCCACCCCGGCGATCGGGCCTGCTACACACTTGCACCTCAGGCGCGCCATGAGATCGCGTATTATCGCAACACGCTGGTGCACCACTTCGTGCCCGAGGGTCTTCTGGCGTCGGCGATCGCGAGCTTCGAGTCGAACGCGATCCCGCTGGATCGCCTCATGGACCAGACCCTCTTTTTGAGCCGTCTTTTCAAATACGAGTGGATCTACGAGGAGCGCGCCGAGTTTGAGAACGTCTTTATGCGCACCCTCGACTATTTCTCGGCCTCGGGCTGGGTGAGGATCGAGGGCGCCGGCGAGGAGCGCATGGTGACGATCGCCTCCCCTCGGCCCGAGCTCGACTATCTGCGGCGGATGGTCCTGACCTTTGTGGAAGCCTACGCGCTGGTTTTCCGCCGACTTCATGAGCTTGTAGAGGCACCGGTGGAGCGCGACGCGCTCATCAAAGATGTGATCGCAACGGGGCGCGAGCAGCTGGAGCGCTCCGAGCTCGGCTTTGAAGAGAGCCTCTCCAAGCCCACCCTGCTCAACGCGCTGCGCCTGCTGGAGGATTGGGGTGTGGTGGAGCGTCACACAAGCCCGGGGCGACGCCGCGAGGTGGTGAGCTACCAGGTCCACCCGGACTGGCGCGACGAGGCCCGCTACCGAGAGCTACTCACACGCGTGGAGGGTATCCTCACCCCCGGCGCTGAACCGCCGATCTGA
- a CDS encoding acyl-CoA dehydrogenase family protein, with translation MSAENPQGCAFLTSEVGSERIFTPEDFSEDQRMFGQTATDFMTKEVFPQVETLEKNPSGDFSEMVALLKKSGELGLLMIDIPEQYGGLEVDKTTSMIVIEHLSKYSAWATTYGAHTGIGMQPLLFFGNHEQKAKWLPKFATGEVIGAYALTEPGSGSDALAAKTRAELTEDGEHYILNGSKMWITNAGFADLFTVFAQVEGDKFTAFLVEADREGVSTGAEEHKMGLKGSSTRLLNLENVKVPKENLLGEIGKGHKIAFNILNIGRFKLGVGSLGGGKRTLEVATRYAKERVQFNTPIAQFGAIRAKLAKMAIRLYTLESMSYRVAGYMDRSLDTLDSNAEDYAEQMMKAIEEFAVEDSIMKVYGSEALDFAADEAVQIHGGYGYSAEYEVERLYRDSRINRIFEGTNEINRMLIPGMILKRTMKGQLNLFDMIQKLEVTLAGEAPEVPAQGDDPTLAFEKFLTEQAKKIVVYGANHAIQKHMADLRDQQELLFELADMISAIYAMDSTVARTAQMVETKGFEATELHRAATLVTLAESYNTIRDAAERLLYNLADGEKLDAHLKALDKLTLHPRIDVIGLQKLVADAVVERERYPF, from the coding sequence ATGAGCGCCGAAAACCCCCAGGGCTGTGCCTTTCTCACCAGCGAAGTCGGCTCCGAACGCATCTTCACCCCGGAGGACTTCTCCGAGGATCAGCGCATGTTTGGCCAGACAGCCACCGACTTCATGACCAAAGAGGTCTTCCCGCAGGTCGAGACGCTGGAGAAGAACCCCTCGGGTGATTTTTCGGAGATGGTCGCGCTGCTCAAAAAGTCCGGGGAGCTGGGGCTTTTGATGATCGACATCCCCGAGCAGTACGGCGGCCTGGAGGTCGATAAGACGACCTCAATGATCGTCATTGAGCATCTTTCCAAATACTCCGCCTGGGCCACGACCTACGGGGCACATACGGGCATCGGCATGCAGCCCCTGCTCTTCTTTGGCAACCACGAGCAGAAGGCCAAATGGCTGCCGAAGTTCGCCACTGGCGAGGTGATCGGGGCCTACGCGCTGACCGAGCCCGGCAGCGGCTCCGACGCGCTGGCCGCCAAGACTCGCGCCGAGCTCACCGAGGATGGGGAGCATTACATCCTCAACGGCTCCAAGATGTGGATCACCAACGCGGGCTTCGCCGACCTCTTTACGGTCTTTGCGCAGGTGGAAGGCGATAAGTTCACGGCCTTCCTCGTTGAAGCCGACCGCGAGGGCGTCTCCACCGGAGCCGAAGAACATAAGATGGGGCTGAAGGGCTCTTCGACGCGTCTTCTGAACCTGGAGAACGTCAAAGTCCCGAAAGAGAACCTCCTCGGCGAGATCGGCAAGGGGCATAAGATCGCGTTCAACATCCTCAATATCGGGCGCTTTAAGCTCGGAGTGGGGTCGCTGGGCGGCGGCAAGCGCACCCTGGAGGTGGCCACGCGCTACGCCAAAGAGCGCGTGCAGTTCAACACGCCGATCGCGCAGTTTGGCGCCATTCGCGCCAAGCTCGCGAAGATGGCCATCCGGCTCTACACCCTGGAGTCGATGTCCTACCGAGTCGCCGGCTACATGGACCGCAGCCTGGACACGCTGGACTCCAACGCCGAGGACTACGCCGAGCAGATGATGAAGGCCATTGAGGAGTTCGCCGTCGAGGACTCCATCATGAAGGTCTACGGCTCGGAGGCACTGGACTTTGCGGCCGATGAAGCCGTGCAGATCCACGGGGGCTACGGTTACTCGGCCGAGTACGAGGTGGAGCGCCTCTACCGCGATAGCCGCATCAACCGCATCTTCGAGGGCACCAACGAGATCAACCGCATGCTCATCCCCGGGATGATCCTCAAGCGCACGATGAAGGGGCAGCTCAACCTCTTTGACATGATCCAGAAGCTGGAGGTGACCCTGGCCGGTGAGGCCCCCGAGGTGCCCGCTCAGGGCGACGATCCGACGCTTGCCTTCGAGAAGTTTCTGACCGAGCAGGCCAAGAAGATCGTGGTCTACGGTGCCAACCACGCCATTCAGAAGCATATGGCCGATTTGCGGGATCAGCAGGAGCTGCTCTTTGAGCTGGCCGATATGATCAGTGCGATCTACGCCATGGACAGCACCGTGGCACGCACCGCCCAGATGGTTGAGACGAAGGGCTTTGAGGCCACCGAGTTGCATCGGGCCGCCACGCTTGTGACGCTGGCGGAGTCCTACAACACCATCCGCGACGCGGCCGAACGCCTGCTCTACAACCTGGCTGATGGCGAGAAGCTCGACGCCCACCTCAAGGCGCTCGATAAGCTCACGCTGCACCCGCGCATTGACGTGATCGGCCTGCAGAAGCTCGTGGCCGATGCGGTCGTCGAGCGCGAGCGCTACCCCTTCTAA
- a CDS encoding MBL fold metallo-hydrolase, with protein MIESFYLFHCGYIRVPSFMMIAKSGMQRVRLPLLAGVALHAERGPLLFDAPFGPNGPNNLGGAIGGAMRLFGMRFESEWAVTERVRTLTGAAPDEIAHVFMTHLHYDHTGGLPFLSAARCHVRQPEWAFVTASRRPLAGYARGDLRDLGERIAPFEKAPRFGEDLSGLDLLGDGSVCAFATPGHSPGHASYRVKMADGRHIIFGGDVAFTTTQVVGELGLGSMPRNVAVSRDEVQRSIEELRAHLLQHPTDVLLTSHDLELGERCIQEGPIAI; from the coding sequence GTGATCGAGTCGTTTTATCTGTTTCATTGCGGATACATCCGCGTCCCTTCCTTCATGATGATCGCCAAGAGCGGCATGCAGCGAGTACGGCTTCCGCTGCTGGCCGGCGTCGCGTTGCATGCGGAGCGAGGGCCACTGCTTTTTGATGCGCCCTTCGGTCCCAACGGCCCCAATAACCTGGGGGGTGCCATCGGCGGGGCGATGCGTCTCTTCGGCATGCGCTTTGAGTCGGAGTGGGCGGTTACCGAGCGGGTGCGCACGCTCACCGGCGCTGCGCCCGACGAGATCGCGCACGTCTTTATGACCCACCTCCACTACGATCATACCGGGGGGCTGCCCTTCTTAAGCGCCGCGCGCTGCCATGTGCGCCAGCCGGAGTGGGCGTTTGTCACCGCCTCTCGAAGGCCGCTGGCCGGTTACGCCCGCGGCGATCTTCGGGATCTCGGCGAACGTATCGCTCCTTTTGAAAAGGCCCCCCGCTTTGGCGAAGACCTCTCCGGGCTTGATCTTCTGGGCGACGGCTCGGTCTGCGCCTTCGCCACCCCCGGACACTCCCCCGGACACGCGAGCTACCGGGTGAAGATGGCCGACGGCCGACACATCATCTTTGGCGGCGACGTCGCCTTTACCACCACGCAGGTCGTCGGCGAGCTGGGCCTGGGCTCGATGCCCCGCAACGTGGCGGTTTCACGTGATGAGGTGCAGCGCTCCATTGAAGAGTTGCGCGCGCACCTTCTGCAACATCCCACCGACGTGCTGCTCACAAGCCACGATCTGGAGCTTGGCGAGCGTTGCATACAGGAAGGCCCGATCGCCATCTGA
- a CDS encoding DUF455 family protein, whose protein sequence is MRLRDFAERLLHATTLEQKLAGPEGGFHALDDRDPGPPQAWSAPSRPAELAIAPRSRRVKFPHPDNLAEPEMAVRALHTFANHELMAIELMAWALLAYPDAPPAFRAGMVRLIADEQRHLKLYVDRIRELGANFGDLPVNDHFWRCAPSLTSPLKWVCAMNLTFEQGNLDHAPYFEQHFRRVGDTVTAQILEQIFEDEIHHVGFGARWLKEYTPEGHSTFEIYCQNLTFHNEPARARGAIFNSDARRAAGLDEIFVEGMLRAT, encoded by the coding sequence ATGCGCCTTCGCGACTTCGCCGAGCGCCTCCTTCACGCCACCACCCTTGAGCAAAAACTCGCCGGGCCCGAGGGTGGCTTTCACGCGCTCGACGATCGCGATCCGGGCCCGCCGCAGGCCTGGAGCGCCCCGAGCCGCCCCGCCGAGCTCGCCATCGCGCCCCGCTCCCGCCGCGTGAAGTTCCCGCACCCCGACAATCTGGCCGAGCCCGAGATGGCCGTGCGCGCGCTGCACACCTTTGCCAACCACGAGCTCATGGCCATTGAGCTGATGGCCTGGGCGCTTCTGGCTTACCCCGACGCCCCGCCGGCCTTTCGCGCCGGCATGGTTCGCCTGATCGCCGATGAGCAACGCCACCTCAAACTTTATGTCGATCGCATTCGCGAGCTCGGCGCCAACTTTGGCGATCTTCCCGTCAACGATCACTTCTGGCGCTGTGCCCCCTCGCTGACCTCACCGCTCAAATGGGTCTGCGCCATGAACCTGACCTTTGAGCAGGGAAACCTCGATCACGCCCCCTATTTTGAGCAGCATTTCCGTCGGGTAGGCGATACGGTCACCGCGCAGATCCTGGAGCAGATCTTTGAAGATGAGATCCATCACGTGGGCTTCGGCGCGCGCTGGCTCAAAGAATATACCCCTGAGGGGCACTCCACGTTTGAAATTTACTGCCAGAACCTGACCTTCCATAATGAGCCCGCCCGGGCTCGAGGCGCCATCTTCAACTCCGACGCCCGCCGCGCCGCCGGCCTCGACGAGATCTTTGTTGAGGGTATGCTGCGCGCGACGTGA
- a CDS encoding 5'-deoxyadenosine deaminase → MSQRTWLKNATLVTMNAAAEVVEGDLLIEDGRIAVIGQVDEARAEGARVLDMSGHIITPGFVQCHIHLCQTLMRNHADDMVLIDWLKRRIWPYEAALTHQTLGVSARVGLAELILGGTTAILDMGTVHHTDAIGEAVEESGIRAHIGKCMMDLGDEVPAPMREVTAESLKESLRLYDTWHGKAEGRIQYAFAPRFAVSCTEELLREVGQASRDLGCHIHTHASETTYENVFTQERYGVSNIAFLEQVGITGSRSVLAHGVHVSDEDCQILSTTKTCICHCPSSNLKLASGIANIPRYDNMGVRVALGADGAPCNNNLDAFIEMRLAALLQKPFHGPEVMPAERVLRLATMDGARALGIDDKVGSLEVGKSADLVVFDLDNDPGCGPGGDVYARLVYTAQKHNVRHVFASGRQLVDKGELVGVDLGQLMARARQAHHETAERMQQFISG, encoded by the coding sequence ATGTCGCAGCGCACCTGGCTTAAAAACGCCACCCTGGTCACCATGAACGCCGCCGCCGAAGTTGTTGAAGGCGATCTTCTGATCGAAGACGGCCGCATCGCCGTCATCGGTCAGGTCGATGAGGCGCGTGCCGAAGGCGCGCGCGTGCTCGATATGAGCGGTCACATCATCACCCCCGGGTTTGTGCAATGCCACATTCACTTATGCCAGACCCTGATGCGCAACCACGCCGATGATATGGTGCTCATCGACTGGCTCAAGCGCCGCATCTGGCCTTACGAGGCCGCGCTCACCCACCAGACCCTCGGCGTCAGCGCGCGGGTGGGGCTGGCCGAGCTGATTCTGGGCGGCACCACGGCCATCCTCGATATGGGCACCGTTCATCACACCGATGCCATCGGTGAGGCGGTCGAAGAGAGCGGCATCCGGGCGCATATCGGCAAATGCATGATGGATCTCGGCGATGAGGTTCCCGCGCCCATGCGCGAGGTCACCGCCGAGAGCCTCAAAGAGAGCCTGCGCCTCTATGACACCTGGCATGGCAAGGCCGAGGGCCGCATCCAGTACGCCTTTGCGCCTCGCTTCGCGGTGAGCTGCACCGAGGAACTTCTGCGCGAAGTCGGCCAGGCCTCCCGCGACCTCGGGTGCCATATTCACACGCACGCCTCCGAGACGACCTACGAAAACGTCTTCACCCAGGAGCGCTACGGCGTCAGCAACATCGCCTTCCTGGAGCAGGTTGGCATCACCGGCTCCCGCAGTGTGCTCGCCCACGGCGTGCATGTCAGCGATGAGGATTGTCAGATCCTCTCGACCACAAAGACCTGCATCTGCCACTGCCCGTCGAGCAACCTCAAGCTCGCCAGCGGCATCGCCAACATACCCCGCTACGACAACATGGGCGTGCGCGTGGCGCTGGGCGCCGACGGGGCCCCCTGCAACAACAACCTCGACGCCTTCATTGAGATGCGCCTGGCCGCACTTCTTCAAAAACCCTTCCACGGACCGGAGGTCATGCCCGCCGAGCGCGTGTTGCGCCTGGCCACCATGGATGGTGCCCGAGCCCTGGGCATCGACGACAAGGTCGGCTCGTTGGAGGTTGGAAAGTCCGCAGACCTTGTGGTCTTCGACCTCGACAACGATCCAGGCTGCGGCCCCGGCGGCGACGTGTACGCTCGCCTTGTCTACACCGCCCAGAAACATAACGTGCGCCACGTCTTCGCCTCCGGCCGACAGCTGGTCGATAAGGGGGAACTTGTTGGCGTAGACCTCGGCCAGCTGATGGCGCGTGCACGTCAGGCGCATCATGAAACCGCCGAGCGTATGCAGCAGTTCATCAGCGGTTAA
- a CDS encoding tRNA1(Val) (adenine(37)-N6)-methyltransferase: MSDATTLENTAGDLTRDAIFGGALRLWQSRAGYRFGLDALLLASDLPPLAAGATVVELGAAQGAVALTVAWHRPDVQVVAVERQPELAALLRRNIEENGLENVEVIEGDLRHRRELFTPQSAALVLANPPYYAEGARRPSANAQRAQAHHELHGTLEDFIRAAAYLLEHKGWLQLIAPPVRHLDVIAAAGVTDLRLAELRHYHDRADRPAYLTEYRFRRPSAPDLKIRAPLTIRNDEGSYSAEVRRRLGMEEVEG, translated from the coding sequence ATGAGCGACGCCACGACGTTAGAGAACACAGCCGGGGATTTGACGCGCGATGCGATCTTTGGCGGAGCACTGCGGCTGTGGCAGTCGCGCGCCGGGTATCGTTTCGGGCTGGATGCCCTGCTGCTTGCCAGCGACCTTCCGCCTCTGGCGGCCGGCGCGACCGTCGTGGAGTTGGGCGCGGCCCAGGGCGCGGTGGCGCTGACGGTGGCCTGGCATCGGCCCGATGTGCAGGTGGTGGCCGTGGAGCGTCAGCCGGAGCTGGCCGCCCTGTTGCGCCGCAACATCGAGGAGAACGGCCTAGAGAACGTGGAGGTGATCGAGGGCGATCTTCGCCATCGTCGCGAGCTCTTTACCCCGCAGTCCGCCGCGCTGGTCCTGGCCAACCCGCCTTACTATGCCGAGGGCGCGCGACGCCCCAGCGCCAACGCTCAGCGGGCGCAGGCCCATCATGAGCTGCACGGCACGCTGGAGGATTTTATCCGCGCGGCGGCCTACCTGCTTGAGCATAAAGGATGGTTGCAGCTGATCGCCCCGCCGGTGCGTCACCTCGACGTGATTGCGGCGGCCGGCGTCACCGATCTTCGCCTGGCCGAGCTTCGTCACTACCACGACCGCGCCGATCGACCGGCCTACCTCACCGAGTACCGCTTTCGACGGCCCTCGGCGCCGGATCTGAAGATCCGCGCGCCCTTGACCATCCGTAACGACGAGGGGAGCTACAGCGCCGAGGTGCGCCGACGCCTGGGGATGGAGGAGGTCGAAGGGTGA